The Acidimicrobiia bacterium genome includes a window with the following:
- a CDS encoding Stp1/IreP family PP2C-type Ser/Thr phosphatase — protein sequence MRLVAGAATDVGRVRQGKPNEDAVLVDDRLHLFAVADGMGGHRAGEVASATALEALRAAIASGRPVPDAIASANSAVFSKAFDDPELRGMGTTITVAVAGDGQAIVVGHVGDSRAYHLHDGELVQITEDHSLVEELVREGRLTPEQASVHPQRSIITRALGVDEQVQVDVYDVDLATGDRVLLCSDGLTSMVRPNDIARILRREDDPTRAAEALVDAANAAGGEDNVTAVVLAASDDAPAEEGAAVATDTPAATTAAAPEDITRATPASAPDAVDTGVVSVVDAVGAHEPRADDALPDEPLPEPIRLAPKGTARRILRVVLWLLPVLVVIAVAIGAVGWYARKAFFVAFDNGRVTLFQGRPGGVLGFNPTVKQRTKLTANDLSPADRADVSAKKRFTDEAKAKRYVAALKSKAAERAAVAATTTTTSAPTVPTAPLNPSGP from the coding sequence ATGAGGCTCGTGGCCGGGGCGGCCACCGACGTCGGGCGAGTCCGCCAGGGCAAGCCCAACGAGGACGCCGTCCTCGTCGACGACCGTCTGCATCTCTTCGCGGTCGCCGACGGCATGGGCGGCCACCGAGCCGGCGAGGTCGCGAGCGCGACCGCGCTCGAGGCGTTGCGGGCCGCGATCGCGTCCGGCCGCCCGGTTCCCGACGCGATCGCGAGCGCGAACAGCGCCGTGTTCTCGAAGGCGTTCGACGATCCCGAGCTGCGCGGGATGGGCACGACGATCACGGTCGCGGTCGCGGGCGACGGGCAGGCGATCGTCGTCGGCCACGTCGGCGACTCGCGCGCGTACCACCTGCACGACGGCGAGCTCGTGCAGATCACCGAGGACCACAGCCTCGTCGAGGAGCTCGTGCGCGAGGGTCGCCTGACGCCCGAGCAGGCGAGCGTGCACCCGCAACGGTCGATCATCACGCGCGCGCTCGGCGTCGACGAGCAGGTGCAGGTGGACGTCTACGACGTCGACCTCGCGACCGGCGACCGCGTCCTGCTGTGCTCGGACGGGTTGACGTCGATGGTCCGGCCCAACGACATCGCGCGCATCCTCCGGCGCGAGGACGACCCGACGCGCGCGGCCGAGGCACTCGTCGACGCCGCGAACGCAGCCGGCGGCGAGGACAACGTCACCGCCGTCGTCCTCGCGGCGAGCGACGACGCCCCCGCGGAGGAGGGCGCGGCGGTCGCGACCGACACGCCCGCCGCGACGACTGCCGCGGCACCGGAGGACATCACGCGCGCGACACCTGCGTCCGCGCCCGACGCGGTCGACACCGGGGTGGTGTCCGTCGTCGACGCGGTCGGCGCGCACGAACCTCGCGCGGACGACGCGCTGCCCGACGAACCGCTCCCCGAGCCGATCCGCCTCGCGCCGAAGGGCACCGCGAGACGCATCCTCCGCGTCGTCCTGTGGCTGCTGCCCGTGCTCGTCGTCATCGCCGTCGCGATCGGCGCGGTCGGCTGGTACGCGCGCAAGGCGTTCTTCGTCGCCTTCGACAACGGGCGCGTCACGCTGTTCCAGGGCCGGCCGGGCGGCGTGCTCGGGTTCAACCCGACCGTGAAGCAGCGCACGAAGCTGACGGCGAACGACCTCTCACCCGCGGACCGCGCCGACGTCAGCGCCAAGAAGAGGTTCACGGACGAGGCGAAGGCGAAGCGCTACGTCGCCGCGCTGAAGTCCAAGGCCGCCGAGCGCGCCGCGGTCGCGGCGACGACCACGACGACGAGCGCGCCCACGGTCCCGACCGCGCCGCTCAACCCGTCGGGCCCGTGA
- a CDS encoding FHA domain-containing protein, whose protein sequence is MSTESLLTVLKFCFLALLYLFLARVVRVVVAELRADRVVVEPPVKPAETARAQPPRKERRRAPVLHILEPATRAGEVFPLDGEITVGRGGGCQVVLADDTFVSQVHARVFTRDGRAYVEDLGSRNGTFVNGKRIDVATRLRRGDRVQFGQTVAEVGA, encoded by the coding sequence ATGAGCACCGAGAGCCTGCTCACCGTCCTGAAGTTCTGCTTCCTCGCGCTCCTCTACCTCTTCCTCGCCCGCGTCGTGCGAGTCGTCGTCGCCGAGCTGCGCGCGGACCGCGTCGTCGTCGAGCCACCGGTCAAGCCGGCCGAGACGGCGCGCGCCCAGCCGCCGCGCAAGGAACGCCGGCGCGCACCGGTGTTGCACATCCTCGAACCTGCGACGCGCGCCGGTGAGGTGTTCCCGCTCGACGGCGAGATCACCGTCGGTCGCGGCGGCGGGTGCCAGGTCGTGCTGGCCGACGACACGTTCGTCTCGCAGGTGCACGCGCGCGTGTTCACGCGCGACGGCCGCGCGTACGTCGAGGACCTCGGCTCGCGCAACGGGACGTTCGTCAACGGCAAGCGCATCGACGTCGCGACGCGTCTGCGACGCGGCGACCGCGTGCAGTTCGGGCAGACGGTGGCCGAGGTCGGGGCATGA
- a CDS encoding DUF3662 and FHA domain-containing protein: protein MGLQRFERRLERLVEGTFAKAFRSGLQPVEIARRMVRELDTNRTIGVRGTVAPNDVTVYLAPEDYDQFESFTDSLTRELEDAAREHAHDEGYHFLGPVHVDLVVDDHLRRGELDVHAVIKEGPQGRVGSLVLPDGRRIPLSEEPAVIGRLSDCTVPISDPQVSRRHAEIRADIEGYVVHDLGSLNGTTVNGEPVGERLLADGDVIGVGPAKIRFEAS from the coding sequence ATGGGACTCCAGCGGTTCGAGCGACGGCTCGAACGGCTCGTGGAAGGTACCTTCGCCAAGGCGTTCCGGAGTGGCCTGCAGCCCGTGGAGATCGCTCGTCGCATGGTCCGCGAGCTCGACACGAACCGGACGATCGGGGTGCGCGGCACCGTCGCGCCCAACGACGTGACCGTGTACCTCGCCCCCGAGGACTACGACCAGTTCGAATCGTTCACCGACTCGCTCACACGCGAGCTCGAGGATGCCGCCCGCGAGCACGCGCACGACGAGGGTTACCACTTCCTCGGCCCCGTCCACGTGGACCTCGTCGTCGACGACCACCTGCGGCGCGGCGAGCTGGACGTGCACGCCGTCATCAAGGAGGGTCCGCAGGGTCGGGTCGGATCCCTGGTGCTGCCGGACGGGCGGCGCATCCCGCTGTCCGAGGAACCAGCCGTCATCGGGCGCCTCTCGGACTGCACGGTCCCGATCTCAGATCCGCAGGTCTCGCGCCGTCACGCCGAGATCCGGGCGGACATCGAGGGCTACGTCGTCCACGACCTCGGCTCGCTCAACGGCACGACGGTCAACGGTGAGCCGGTTGGTGAGCGCCTGCTCGCGGACGGTGACGTGATCGGCGTCGGACCGGCGAAGATTCGGTTCGAGGCCTCGTAG
- a CDS encoding PRC-barrel domain-containing protein, giving the protein MFEAENIRDWRDRDVLDPDGHKIGELEAVYVDTTTDEPAFATVKVGMIGRHRLAFVPLAGTSVGPGWIRVAYHKKQVKDAPTIDMDGELPAGDEAAVFAHYALPYAPGAAGERKLARR; this is encoded by the coding sequence TTGTTCGAGGCCGAGAACATCCGTGATTGGCGCGACCGCGACGTGCTCGATCCCGACGGTCACAAGATCGGTGAGCTCGAAGCGGTCTATGTCGACACCACTACCGACGAACCGGCGTTCGCGACCGTGAAGGTCGGCATGATCGGCCGCCACCGTCTGGCGTTCGTGCCGCTCGCGGGCACGAGCGTGGGGCCCGGGTGGATTCGCGTCGCCTACCACAAGAAACAGGTGAAGGACGCACCCACGATCGATATGGACGGCGAACTGCCGGCCGGAGACGAGGCTGCTGTCTTCGCGCACTACGCGCTGCCCTACGCACCGGGAGCCGCGGGTGAACGCAAGCTCGCCCGCCGGTAA
- a CDS encoding catalase has product MPDQRDEVTYGETRVERGSGGETHQVAGDDRPRLTTQQGVPVADDQNTLRVGERGPDALEGFHFREKLFHFDHERIPERVVHARGFGAHGYFENYESLADITRADPFQEAGLRTSAFVRFSTVAGNKGSSDLARDVRGFAVKLYTREGNWDIVGNNIPIFFIQDAMKFPDLVHAAKQEPDRGFPQAQTAHDNFWDFASLMPESTAMLMWIMSDRAIPRSFRFMEGFGVHTFRFVNAQGTATFVKFHWKPKLGLQSVAWNEAVKINGADPDFHRRDLWDAIRSGAYPEWELGLQLFDDDFAERFEFDVLDATKIIPEEQVPVRRVGRLVLDRVVDNFFAETEQVAFCTQNVIPGVDFTNDPLLQGRNFSYLDTQLKRLGSPNFMHLPVNAPKCPFATLQQDGHMTTVNPTRRANYEPNSWAGEEGGPREDPISGYRTCPSVERGEKRRLRPESFADHYSQARQFYTSQTPIEQRHIVDAFVFELSKVETSAIRHRMVANLRNVDEKLATAIADGLGLAELPKRSSPAREPIMDLPGSPPLSIVGNGPESFTGRKVGALVSDGVDDALLGALVEAVEQEGATLELVAPKVEGFTTSDGKRLPAKQNIDGGPSVLYDAVAVLVSRDGADQLAGDATSKDFLSDAFAHCKFIGYAPDAAPLLVAAGVDPAADDGIVALDGPGRAPSFVARCRQLRYWDREGLVDQP; this is encoded by the coding sequence ATGCCTGACCAACGCGACGAAGTGACGTACGGCGAGACGCGGGTCGAGCGCGGGAGCGGTGGTGAGACCCATCAGGTCGCCGGTGACGATCGCCCGCGGCTGACCACGCAGCAGGGCGTACCGGTCGCTGATGACCAGAACACCCTCCGGGTCGGCGAGCGCGGTCCGGATGCGCTCGAGGGCTTCCACTTTCGCGAGAAGTTGTTCCACTTCGATCACGAGCGCATCCCGGAGCGTGTCGTGCACGCACGCGGGTTCGGCGCGCACGGTTACTTCGAGAACTACGAGTCGCTGGCCGACATCACGCGCGCCGACCCGTTCCAGGAGGCAGGGTTGCGCACGTCGGCGTTCGTGCGGTTCTCGACCGTCGCCGGGAACAAGGGCTCGTCGGACCTCGCGCGCGACGTACGCGGCTTCGCGGTGAAGCTCTACACGCGCGAGGGGAACTGGGACATCGTCGGCAACAACATCCCGATCTTCTTCATCCAAGACGCGATGAAGTTCCCCGACCTCGTCCACGCCGCCAAGCAGGAGCCGGATCGCGGCTTCCCGCAGGCGCAGACCGCCCACGACAACTTCTGGGACTTCGCGTCGCTCATGCCCGAGTCGACGGCGATGCTCATGTGGATCATGTCGGATCGTGCGATCCCGAGGTCGTTCCGATTCATGGAGGGCTTCGGCGTCCACACGTTCCGGTTCGTCAACGCGCAGGGCACCGCGACGTTCGTGAAGTTCCATTGGAAGCCCAAGCTCGGTCTCCAGTCGGTCGCATGGAACGAGGCCGTGAAGATCAACGGCGCCGACCCCGACTTCCACCGGCGCGACCTGTGGGACGCGATCCGGTCGGGCGCGTATCCCGAATGGGAGCTCGGCCTGCAGCTCTTCGACGACGACTTCGCGGAACGGTTCGAGTTCGACGTGCTCGACGCGACGAAGATCATTCCCGAGGAGCAGGTACCGGTCCGGCGCGTCGGTCGGCTCGTCCTCGACCGCGTCGTCGACAACTTCTTCGCGGAGACCGAGCAGGTCGCGTTCTGCACCCAGAACGTGATCCCGGGCGTCGACTTCACGAACGACCCCCTGCTGCAAGGACGTAACTTCTCGTACCTCGACACGCAGCTCAAGCGTCTCGGCAGCCCGAACTTCATGCACCTGCCCGTCAACGCGCCGAAGTGCCCGTTCGCCACGCTGCAACAGGACGGGCACATGACGACCGTGAACCCGACGCGCCGGGCGAACTACGAGCCGAACTCGTGGGCGGGCGAGGAGGGCGGCCCGCGGGAGGACCCGATCTCCGGTTACCGGACCTGCCCGTCCGTCGAGCGCGGCGAGAAGCGACGGCTCCGTCCCGAGAGCTTCGCCGACCACTACAGCCAGGCCCGCCAGTTCTACACGAGTCAGACTCCGATCGAGCAGAGGCACATCGTCGACGCGTTCGTGTTCGAGTTGAGCAAGGTGGAGACGTCGGCCATTCGGCATCGGATGGTCGCGAACCTCCGCAACGTCGACGAGAAGCTCGCGACCGCGATCGCGGACGGTCTCGGGCTCGCCGAGCTGCCGAAACGGTCGTCGCCGGCACGCGAGCCGATCATGGACCTGCCTGGGTCGCCGCCGCTCAGCATCGTGGGCAACGGGCCCGAGTCGTTCACGGGTCGCAAGGTCGGCGCGCTCGTGAGCGACGGGGTCGACGACGCGCTCCTCGGAGCGCTCGTCGAAGCCGTGGAACAGGAAGGCGCCACGCTCGAGCTCGTCGCGCCGAAGGTCGAAGGTTTCACGACCAGTGACGGGAAGCGCCTCCCCGCGAAGCAGAACATCGACGGCGGACCGTCGGTCCTCTACGACGCGGTCGCCGTCCTGGTCTCGCGAGATGGCGCCGATCAGCTTGCGGGCGACGCGACGTCGAAGGACTTCCTGTCGGACGCGTTCGCGCACTGCAAGTTCATCGGCTACGCGCCGGACGCGGCGCCGTTGCTCGTCGCCGCGGGCGTGGATCCGGCGGCGGACGACGGAATCGTCGCGCTCGACGGCCCTGGCCGTGCTCCGTCGTTCGTTGCGCGGTGTCGGCAGCTTCGCTACTGGGACCGCGAGGGGCTGGTCGACCAGCCCTGA
- a CDS encoding CsbD family protein, giving the protein MSNDRRRRYDVPSKDTGPEAGAKGIVEDVKGRAKEAAGTLTGNDRLKNEGSAQQEKAAAEREVASKEAAAEKARAKAEAKEAEQRANQ; this is encoded by the coding sequence ATGAGCAACGACCGACGACGGAGGTACGACGTGCCGAGCAAGGACACCGGCCCTGAGGCCGGCGCCAAAGGGATCGTGGAAGACGTCAAGGGCCGGGCGAAAGAAGCGGCGGGCACGCTGACCGGCAACGACAGGCTGAAGAACGAAGGCAGCGCGCAGCAGGAGAAGGCGGCCGCCGAACGCGAGGTGGCGAGCAAGGAGGCCGCCGCCGAGAAGGCCCGTGCCAAGGCGGAGGCCAAGGAAGCGGAGCAGCGCGCCAACCAGTAG
- a CDS encoding molybdopterin-dependent oxidoreductase — protein MTITKTSTCRLCTAMCPIVVTIEDGRAVAVHGDRDAPLFEGYTCPKGRALPEIHANPERLLHSLRRRPDGSHEPIGSVEVVDEIADRIRDVVERHGPNAVAIYIGTSSAAYPAFGSIAASFLTALGSKMVFSAASIDQPGTRIADAMHGLWLGGRTPFDDVDAFLFAGTNPVISKQFLAENPARRLARAVERGTKIVVIDPRRTETARWAHVHLQARPGQDALVVAGLLHVIVREGLVDHDFIRRHVEGVERLEAAVAPFTPELVARHADVSIDDLVEAARTLGTARRGGAGGGTGISMTSCTSVVSYLLLCLMSVRGWWAREGDRIERPNVLMPPNRAKAQARRPYRALGFGQKMRVRGLEQTNGGLPTAALADEILLPGDGQIRALLNVGGSPMMAWPDQRRTHEALQSLELFVTTDVEYSPTARMADYVVATKMTFETPSMTQVTEVIKYFHPGYGFRAPYAQYTPALVDPPAGSDLIEDWQLYYRVAQRLGLALNVVNVFGRIGAHLEAPIQVVPLDMENEPTTDDLYEIMCRGSHVPLDEVKRHPHGHLFDELLDQRVGPGDPDCEDRLDVGNADMLAELGEILERARTVRVDDERPFLLVPRRENRVINSTGRTIPGLMRGRSYNPAFMHPDDLSRLGIRAGQVVEIRSEYDAIASVAQADADLRPGVVSISHNFGGNPGDDEDPRVDGGNTNRLFRNDVEYDRYTGIPRMGALPVAVVPVASTAPR, from the coding sequence ATGACGATCACGAAGACCAGCACCTGTCGGCTGTGCACTGCCATGTGCCCGATCGTCGTGACGATCGAGGACGGGCGAGCTGTCGCGGTGCACGGTGATCGCGACGCGCCGCTGTTCGAGGGCTACACCTGCCCGAAGGGTCGGGCCCTCCCCGAGATCCACGCGAACCCGGAGCGGTTGCTGCACAGTCTGCGGCGTCGTCCCGACGGATCCCACGAGCCGATCGGAAGCGTCGAGGTCGTGGACGAGATCGCCGATCGGATCCGCGACGTCGTCGAACGCCACGGCCCCAACGCGGTCGCGATCTACATCGGGACGTCGAGCGCCGCGTATCCCGCGTTCGGTTCCATCGCGGCGTCGTTCCTCACCGCGCTCGGCAGCAAGATGGTCTTCTCGGCCGCGTCGATCGACCAGCCCGGGACGCGCATCGCCGACGCGATGCACGGTCTGTGGCTCGGCGGCCGGACTCCGTTCGACGACGTCGACGCGTTCCTCTTCGCAGGGACCAACCCCGTCATCTCGAAGCAGTTCCTCGCCGAGAATCCCGCGCGGCGTCTGGCGCGCGCGGTCGAGCGCGGCACCAAGATCGTCGTCATCGATCCTCGGCGAACCGAGACGGCCCGGTGGGCGCACGTCCACCTGCAGGCGCGGCCCGGACAGGACGCCCTCGTCGTCGCCGGGCTCCTCCATGTCATCGTGCGCGAGGGGCTGGTCGACCACGACTTCATCCGGCGGCACGTCGAAGGTGTCGAGCGGCTCGAGGCTGCCGTCGCGCCGTTCACGCCGGAGCTCGTGGCCCGGCACGCCGACGTGTCGATCGACGACCTGGTTGAGGCGGCCCGCACACTCGGTACCGCGCGTCGTGGCGGCGCCGGCGGCGGCACCGGGATCAGCATGACCAGCTGCACCAGCGTCGTGTCGTATCTGCTGCTGTGCCTGATGTCGGTGCGAGGTTGGTGGGCCCGTGAGGGCGATCGCATCGAACGGCCGAACGTCCTGATGCCCCCGAACCGCGCCAAGGCCCAGGCGCGCCGGCCCTATCGCGCGTTGGGCTTCGGGCAGAAGATGCGCGTGCGCGGGCTCGAGCAGACGAACGGCGGGCTGCCGACCGCAGCACTGGCCGACGAGATCCTGCTTCCCGGTGACGGACAGATCCGCGCGCTGCTCAACGTCGGCGGGAGCCCGATGATGGCCTGGCCCGACCAACGCAGAACCCACGAAGCACTGCAATCGCTCGAGCTGTTCGTGACGACCGACGTCGAGTACTCACCCACCGCCCGTATGGCCGACTACGTGGTCGCGACCAAGATGACGTTCGAGACGCCGTCCATGACCCAGGTGACCGAGGTCATCAAGTACTTCCATCCGGGCTACGGCTTTCGCGCGCCGTACGCCCAGTACACGCCGGCGCTCGTCGACCCGCCTGCGGGCTCCGACCTCATCGAGGACTGGCAGCTGTACTACCGGGTCGCGCAGCGTCTCGGACTCGCGCTCAACGTCGTCAACGTCTTCGGCCGCATCGGAGCCCACCTCGAGGCCCCCATCCAGGTGGTGCCGCTCGACATGGAGAACGAGCCGACCACCGACGACCTCTACGAGATCATGTGTCGCGGCTCCCATGTCCCGCTCGACGAGGTCAAGCGTCATCCCCACGGTCACCTGTTCGACGAGCTCCTCGACCAGCGCGTCGGCCCGGGCGACCCCGACTGCGAGGACCGGCTCGACGTCGGCAACGCCGACATGCTCGCCGAGCTCGGCGAGATCCTGGAGCGAGCGCGCACGGTACGCGTCGACGACGAGCGACCGTTCCTGCTGGTTCCCCGGCGCGAGAACCGGGTGATCAACTCGACCGGCCGCACGATCCCGGGACTCATGCGGGGCCGCAGCTACAACCCCGCCTTCATGCACCCCGACGATCTGTCCCGCCTCGGCATCCGGGCCGGTCAGGTGGTGGAGATCCGGTCCGAGTACGACGCCATCGCGAGCGTCGCCCAGGCCGACGCCGACCTGCGCCCCGGCGTGGTCTCGATCAGTCACAACTTCGGCGGCAACCCCGGTGACGACGAGGACCCGCGCGTGGACGGCGGGAACACCAACCGCCTGTTCCGCAACGACGTCGAGTACGACCGGTACACCGGCATCCCGAGGATGGGCGCCCTTCCCGTGGCCGTCGTGCCGGTCGCGTCGACCGCACCGCGCTGA
- a CDS encoding LysM peptidoglycan-binding domain-containing protein yields the protein MPTGCATGAHSARRARTHRPATTTTTRPTTTTTAPLISYRVQRGDTLTSVAKRFRTSPATIIFLNRLADPNHLTEGQTLLIPPPAALALRVTPAQGHVGEGFQLDLTGAKPAEAVVFEIDSPAGKYTGHPHLAADDGSVTATYIPSVGDPVGTYQVIATGNLGTTARASFRVVAGAQG from the coding sequence ATGCCGACCGGCTGTGCCACCGGCGCGCACTCCGCGCGGCGCGCCCGTACGCACCGGCCGGCGACGACCACGACGACACGACCGACGACGACCACGACGGCCCCGCTCATCAGCTACCGCGTGCAGCGCGGCGACACGCTGACGAGCGTTGCGAAGCGCTTCCGGACGTCGCCGGCGACGATCATCTTCCTGAACCGTCTCGCGGATCCGAACCACCTGACCGAGGGCCAGACGCTCCTGATCCCGCCGCCGGCTGCGCTCGCGCTCCGTGTGACACCGGCGCAGGGGCACGTCGGTGAGGGATTCCAGCTCGACCTCACCGGCGCGAAGCCGGCCGAGGCCGTCGTCTTCGAGATCGACTCGCCCGCGGGCAAGTACACCGGCCATCCGCACCTCGCGGCGGACGACGGCTCGGTGACCGCGACCTACATACCGTCCGTCGGCGACCCCGTCGGGACGTACCAGGTGATCGCGACCGGGAACCTGGGCACGACCGCGCGGGCGAGCTTCCGCGTGGTCGCGGGCGCGCAGGGTTGA
- a CDS encoding 3'(2'),5'-bisphosphate nucleotidase CysQ: MPDLVTTADHVAAAEIATAAGELLLRVRASGATGGELKAAGDLASQDLIARELRARFPDDPVLSEEAVDDVARLDSRRVWIVDPLDGTREFSEPPRDDWAVHVALAVDGHAVVGAVALPALDVTFTTASPSSVPPRPEHPVRLVVSRTRPTEHARFLADRLDGELVPMGSAGAKAMAVVRGDADVYAHSGGQYEWDSAAPVAVAAAAGLHVSRIDGAPLVYNRADPWLPDLLVCRPELAETVIAAMREATS, encoded by the coding sequence GTGCCCGACCTCGTGACGACGGCCGATCATGTCGCTGCGGCCGAGATCGCGACGGCCGCAGGTGAACTGCTCCTGCGCGTGCGCGCGAGCGGCGCGACGGGCGGCGAGCTCAAGGCGGCCGGGGACCTCGCGTCGCAGGACCTCATCGCGCGTGAGCTGCGCGCACGGTTTCCGGACGATCCGGTGCTGTCGGAGGAAGCCGTTGACGACGTCGCCCGTCTCGACAGCAGGCGTGTGTGGATCGTCGACCCGCTCGACGGCACTCGCGAGTTCTCGGAGCCGCCGCGTGACGACTGGGCCGTGCACGTCGCTCTCGCGGTGGACGGTCACGCGGTCGTGGGCGCGGTCGCGCTGCCCGCGCTCGACGTGACGTTCACGACTGCGTCGCCATCGTCCGTTCCGCCGCGGCCGGAGCACCCGGTCCGTCTGGTCGTCAGCCGGACGCGTCCCACCGAGCACGCGCGCTTCCTGGCCGATCGGCTCGACGGCGAGCTCGTCCCGATGGGCTCCGCGGGCGCCAAGGCGATGGCCGTCGTGCGCGGCGACGCTGACGTGTACGCGCACTCGGGCGGTCAGTACGAGTGGGACTCGGCCGCGCCCGTTGCGGTCGCCGCCGCGGCCGGGCTGCACGTGTCGCGCATCGACGGCGCACCACTCGTCTACAACCGCGCGGATCCGTGGCTGCCGGATCTGCTCGTCTGCCGGCCCGAGCTCGCGGAGACCGTGATCGCGGCGATGCGCGAAGCGACGTCGTAA
- a CDS encoding SigE family RNA polymerase sigma factor, giving the protein MALEDTGSGVQAVAHETTTSFVQAGPDAAFAALVATYHERLARLAYLLCSDREQAEDAVSEAYAKVWPRFRRGHVENPPVYLRTAVVNQVRGGLRRRLLERREEQRQRVDWREGTSPHRNVEERELLEPALRRLPAAQRAVIVLRFYEDMSEEQVATLLGVPTGTVKSRCARGLTQLRALVGSSDE; this is encoded by the coding sequence ATGGCACTCGAGGACACGGGTTCCGGTGTGCAGGCTGTCGCGCACGAGACCACGACGTCGTTCGTCCAGGCCGGTCCCGACGCGGCGTTCGCCGCGCTCGTCGCGACGTACCACGAGCGTCTCGCGCGCCTCGCGTACCTGTTGTGCAGCGATCGTGAGCAAGCCGAGGACGCGGTGTCCGAGGCGTATGCGAAGGTGTGGCCGCGGTTCCGCAGGGGTCACGTCGAGAACCCGCCGGTGTACCTGCGCACCGCGGTCGTCAACCAAGTGCGCGGCGGGTTGCGACGACGGCTGCTCGAACGTCGCGAGGAGCAACGCCAGCGCGTCGACTGGCGTGAGGGAACGTCGCCGCATCGCAACGTCGAGGAGCGCGAGCTGCTCGAGCCCGCGCTGCGACGGCTCCCCGCGGCACAGCGTGCCGTGATCGTGCTGCGCTTCTACGAGGACATGAGCGAGGAGCAGGTCGCGACACTGCTCGGCGTCCCGACCGGGACCGTGAAGTCGCGTTGCGCACGCGGACTCACGCAACTCCGCGCACTGGTCGGAAGCAGCGATGAGTAG
- a CDS encoding nitroreductase family deazaflavin-dependent oxidoreductase: MSLDGEYEPSPWEWVRTQVETYERTGGREANTLLDTGLPIVIVTTRGKRSGKLRKTPLMRVEHDGEYALVASMGGAPKHPVWYHNLKADPDAVTIQDGPEPFDATVREVTGEERDVWWRRAVDAYPPYAEYQEKTDRTIPVFVATRRS; the protein is encoded by the coding sequence ATGTCGCTCGACGGTGAGTACGAACCGAGCCCGTGGGAGTGGGTCCGCACTCAGGTGGAGACCTACGAGCGCACGGGCGGGCGTGAGGCGAACACGCTGCTGGACACCGGCCTGCCGATCGTCATCGTCACGACCCGCGGGAAGAGGTCCGGGAAGCTCCGCAAGACCCCGCTGATGCGCGTCGAGCACGACGGCGAGTACGCGCTGGTCGCGTCGATGGGCGGCGCGCCGAAGCACCCGGTCTGGTACCACAACCTCAAGGCCGACCCGGACGCCGTCACGATCCAGGACGGTCCGGAGCCCTTCGACGCGACGGTCCGCGAGGTCACCGGTGAGGAGCGCGACGTGTGGTGGCGCCGCGCGGTCGACGCATACCCGCCGTACGCGGAGTACCAGGAGAAGACGGACCGGACGATCCCGGTGTTCGTCGCGACGCGCCGGAGCTGA
- a CDS encoding metal-sensitive transcriptional regulator → MHGYTDDKDAILKRLRRIEGQVRGLQRMVDEDQYCIDVLTQVSAVTKALQAVALELLDDHLDHCVRQAVGEGGAEADAKLAEASAAIARLVRS, encoded by the coding sequence ATGCACGGGTACACCGACGACAAGGACGCCATCCTCAAGCGGCTGCGCCGGATCGAGGGGCAGGTGCGCGGGTTGCAGCGCATGGTCGACGAGGACCAGTACTGCATCGACGTCCTGACCCAGGTCTCGGCGGTGACGAAGGCGCTGCAGGCCGTCGCGCTCGAGCTGCTCGACGACCACCTCGACCACTGCGTCCGGCAGGCCGTGGGCGAGGGCGGGGCCGAGGCCGACGCGAAGCTCGCGGAGGCGTCCGCAGCCATCGCGCGGCTCGTCCGCTCCTGA